One genomic region from Spirulina subsalsa PCC 9445 encodes:
- a CDS encoding cistern family PEP-CTERM protein, giving the protein MDKLLSRLSTSLCIATGVILTSSVMLPAEAFTITQTTDTAGNPAQPLWTVGMTQDDVGGSFMTNWLLPASPSDPYETLTQDLSASATYTLSAFTNTYMDLTISLSNTTILSQLSNANIMSFGFGVDPNATGVSFLTEGNVFDDVRLNSNPNFTGGFKNIDICVYAAQNCAGGKINQGLVAGATDTFSLRIFGDFSTGTASLGSSSATLSDFPIKFQTSAGSYQLAGSGHVEEVPEPLTILGTGLALAFGAGLKKEYDKRKKSLEA; this is encoded by the coding sequence ATGGATAAATTACTCAGCAGACTTTCAACCAGCCTCTGTATTGCCACAGGAGTGATACTCACCTCCTCCGTGATGCTGCCAGCAGAGGCCTTCACCATTACACAAACCACCGACACAGCAGGGAATCCAGCACAGCCTCTGTGGACTGTGGGCATGACTCAAGATGATGTGGGTGGCAGTTTCATGACCAATTGGTTACTACCCGCTAGTCCTAGTGACCCCTATGAGACTCTCACTCAAGACCTGAGTGCTAGTGCCACTTACACCCTGAGTGCTTTTACTAACACCTACATGGACTTAACCATTAGTCTGAGCAACACCACCATACTCAGCCAACTCAGCAATGCTAACATTATGAGCTTTGGCTTTGGGGTTGATCCCAATGCAACAGGGGTAAGTTTCCTAACCGAGGGAAACGTATTTGATGATGTGAGACTCAACAGCAACCCTAACTTTACAGGCGGTTTCAAAAACATTGATATTTGCGTCTACGCGGCTCAAAACTGTGCAGGAGGCAAAATCAATCAAGGTCTAGTTGCCGGAGCAACAGACACCTTTAGCCTACGGATTTTTGGGGACTTTTCCACAGGAACCGCCAGTTTAGGTAGCTCTTCTGCCACTCTCTCCGACTTCCCCATCAAATTCCAAACCTCAGCCGGAAGTTATCAGTTAGCGGGTTCTGGTCATGTGGAAGAAGTTCCCGAACCTCTCACCATCTTAGGTACAGGATTAGCCTTAGCCTTTGGTGCAGGTCTGAAAAAAGAATACGACAAACGGAAAAAAAGTCTAGAAGCTTAA
- the crtA gene encoding cyanoexosortase A — MKLEHKNRLNYIYIPQYWLLGITTGLVAIYGQLVWWSDDANLISSVLLFFGVIGYLVYQKRHSLQLTSSPLATLLGLLLLGLFLLWTHLPANVSLNPRFLPVLPLFLGGGLILIASGFKGLKQYLPELTILAVLGLPYLVLYYVINLSAITANFSAFLLWYTGFDVSHVGSFLILPEATVNVREGCSGAEGIAHLLGLGVLFLIMFPQSHGKKALLLVFSFLLGFVMNSLRVVLMIMLVAGGDGEAFYYWHEGDGSLIFSLISVTFLAGFCFWLLQEPKSEKPDSPSLS, encoded by the coding sequence ATGAAGCTTGAGCATAAAAACCGCCTGAATTATATTTACATTCCCCAATATTGGTTATTAGGGATTACCACAGGTTTAGTCGCCATCTATGGTCAATTAGTTTGGTGGAGTGATGACGCTAATCTTATCTCCTCTGTTCTATTATTCTTTGGGGTGATAGGTTATCTGGTTTATCAAAAACGGCACAGTCTTCAGCTAACCAGTAGTCCCTTAGCAACCCTGCTAGGCCTTCTCCTACTCGGCTTATTTTTACTCTGGACACATCTCCCCGCTAATGTATCCTTAAACCCTCGGTTTTTACCTGTTCTCCCTCTGTTTTTGGGTGGGGGATTAATATTAATCGCTTCCGGCTTTAAAGGCTTAAAACAATATCTTCCAGAACTAACTATACTAGCCGTTTTAGGTCTTCCCTATTTAGTGCTTTATTACGTTATTAATTTATCCGCTATCACCGCTAATTTTAGTGCCTTTTTGCTTTGGTATACTGGCTTTGATGTGTCCCATGTTGGGAGTTTTTTAATACTCCCGGAAGCTACCGTTAATGTACGGGAAGGCTGTTCCGGTGCGGAAGGGATTGCCCATTTATTAGGTCTTGGGGTTTTATTTTTAATCATGTTCCCTCAAAGTCACGGGAAAAAAGCCCTTTTACTGGTTTTCTCGTTTCTTTTAGGGTTTGTCATGAATAGTCTGCGCGTCGTTCTCATGATCATGTTGGTCGCTGGAGGAGATGGAGAGGCTTTTTACTACTGGCATGAAGGGGATGGCTCCTTAATTTTCTCGCTCATTTCTGTGACGTTTCTTGCTGGATTTTGTTTTTGGTTACTGCAAGAACCTAAATCGGAAAAACCTGATTCTCCCAGTTTATCCTAA